From a single Juglans regia cultivar Chandler unplaced genomic scaffold, Walnut 2.0 Scaffold_674, whole genome shotgun sequence genomic region:
- the LOC108998772 gene encoding UBP1-associated protein 2B-like — translation MAKKRKLRSSDPEPTKAPEAEPQEGQSQEVPVPVEEEQLQPKPEPNQDGDAPQEQQEDMAVDDSKEEEHEEPLEQEQQEVRVKDEVGEQEEHENLDASKEAQPVTENGTEVKEEEEEEEEEEEVEEEEEEDDDEEPVENLLEPFSKEQLLTLVKKAVNKHPDLIESVRELADADPAHRKIFVHGLGWDTTAENLISVFGRYGEIEDCKAVTDRVSGKSKGYAFILFKHRSGARKALRQPQKQIGNRTTSCQLASSGPVPAPPPVTPPVSEYTQRKIFVSNVSAEVDPNKLLEFFRQYGEIEDGPLGLDKQTGKPKGFALFVYKNTDSAKKALEEPHKTFEGLTLHCQKAIDGPKPKHYHQQAPFPHHHQSHYHSRKEKNKYSAPGGSGPGHGHLMAPSGPAVGFNPTQGLNPVLGQALTTLLATQGAGLGLGNLLGGLGGAPVNQAGPPAGYGNQAGGSYGNQQLMQGGYQNPQMGQSGAVRPHPGSGPPYMGH, via the coding sequence ATGGCCAAGAAGCGAAAGCTGCGATCTTCTGACCCCGAGCCCACCAAAGCCCCCGAAGCCGAACCGCAAGAAGGACAGTCACAAGAGGTACCTGTACCAGTTGAAGAGGAACAACTCCAGCCCAAGCCAGAGCCAAACCAGGATGGAGACGCTCCCCAGGAGCAACAAGAGGACATGGCTGTTGATGATTCCAAAGAAGAGGAACACGAGGAGCCCCTGGAACAGGAACAACAAGAAGTACGAGTTAAAGATGAGGTAGGAGAGCAAGAAGAGCACGAAAACCTAGATGCCTCCAAAGAAGCCCAACCCGTAACAGAAAATGGAACCGAGGTaaaggaagaagaggaggaggaggaggaggaggaggaagttgaggaggaagaagaagaagacgatgaCGAGGAACCCGTGGAGAACCTTCTGGAGCCCTTCTCGAAGGAACAGCTTCTAACCCTCGTCAAAAAGGCAGTGAACAAGCATCCGGACTTGATCGAAAGTGTGCGCGAGCTGGCTGACGCCGATCCGGCCCACCGCAAGATCTTCGTCCATGGCCTCGGCTGGGACACCACGGCCGAAAACCTAATCTCCGTCTTTGGTAGGTACGGTGAGATCGAGGATTGCAAGGCTGTCACAGACCGCGTCTCCGGCAAATCCAAAGGCTATGCATTTATCCTTTTCAAGCACCGCAGCGGGGCCCGCAAGGCCCTCCGACAGCCTCAGAAGCAGATTGGCAATCGCACCACCTCATGCCAACTGGCCTCCTCCGGACCCGTCCCAGCCCCACCGCCTGTGACCCCTCCGGTCTCGGAGTACACCCAGCGGAAGATTTTTGTGAGCAATGTATCGGCCGAGGTCGATCCTAATAAGCTACTGGAATTCTTTAGGCAATATGGGGAGATTGAGGACGGCCCATTGGGGCTCGATAAGCAGACTGGGAAGCCTAAGGGTTTTGCGCTTTTCGTGTACAAGAACACAGATAGTGCGAAGAAGGCTTTGGAAGAGCCGCACAAGACCTTTGAGGGGCTTACTTTGCATTGTCAGAAGGCTATTGATGGTCCAAAGCCAAAACATTATCACCAACAAGCACCCTTTCCTCATCATCACCAATCGCATTACCATTCTAGAAAGGAGAAGAATAAGTATTCCGCGCCCGGTGGGAGTGGCCCTGGCCATGGACATTTGATGGCACCGTCGGGACCCGCGGTAGGCTTCAATCCGACACAGGGTCTGAACCCGGTGCTTGGTCAGGCCTTGACTACATTGCTTGCCACCCAGGGAGCTGGTTTGGGGCTTGGTAATCTGCTTGGTGGTCTCGGTGGCGCCCCTGTGAACCAGGCAGGACCACCGGCAGGATATGGGAATCAGGCTGGAGGGAGCTATGGGAACCAGCAGCTGATGCAGGGTGGATATCAGAACCCACAAATGGGGCAGAGCGGTGCTGTTAGGCCTCACCCAGGCAGCGGTCCACCATACATGGGTCATTAG